GACGACGGCGTCGCGCCCCAGACCCAGGAACACGTCTTCCTCGCGCGCACGCTCGGGATCAACGAACTCATCGTCGGAATCAACAAGATGGACCTCGTCGAGTACGACGAGAACCGGTATCGCGAGGTCGTCGAGGAGGTCAAGAAGCTCCTGAACCAGGTGCGTTTCAGCAGCGACGACGCGAGTTTCATCCCGATCTC
This genomic stretch from Halalkalicoccus sp. NIPERK01 harbors:
- a CDS encoding GTP-binding protein; the protein is DDGVAPQTQEHVFLARTLGINELIVGINKMDLVEYDENRYREVVEEVKKLLNQVRFSSDDASFIPISAFEGDNVSERSDEMPWFEGRTMLEALNDLPEPQPPTDAPLRLPIQDVYTISGIGTV